Proteins found in one Phocoena sinus isolate mPhoSin1 chromosome 19, mPhoSin1.pri, whole genome shotgun sequence genomic segment:
- the TEPP gene encoding LOW QUALITY PROTEIN: testis, prostate and placenta-expressed protein (The sequence of the model RefSeq protein was modified relative to this genomic sequence to represent the inferred CDS: deleted 1 base in 1 codon), whose protein sequence is MGIVSAECPFILLLPHKALGLGPSPCLFSPLSSRRAENPCKPVHLGVSGWGVSAPPAMACIINLVPWEDGSTHVYASPATLLPVARRRNKLASVKQQLYHPALPSLRRMDMDSVRACLSDEHCQSTTYCCKDDFDNAYFTLLGVPNKRLQCLDITATGQRLRNRCHEGKLAPIAPGINRVDWPNFTRAIENWSRFVSSAGEFKLPCPSKKVESFSGNAVRYLKPEVTRNWRFCLNQNPSLDRYGQKPLPFDSLNAFRRFGSIYSRVNYLTPWR, encoded by the exons ATGGGCATTGTCTCCGCAGAATGTCCCTTTATTCTCCTACTGCCTCATAAGGCACTGGGCCTTGGCCCATCTCCCTGCCTCTTTTCCCCATTGAGCAGTCGG AGAGCGGAAAATCCCTGTAAGCCTGTGCACCTGGG GGTGTCTGGTTGGGGTGTCTCTGCTCCCCCAGCCATGGCCTGCATCATCAACCTGGTGCCCTGGGAGGATGGCTCCACCCACGTGTACGCATCCCCGGCCACCCTGCTGCCCGTGGCACGGCGGCGCAACAAGCTGGCCAGCGTGAAGCAGCAGCTCTaccacccagccctgcccagcctgcGCCGCATGGACATGGACTCCGTCAGGGCCTGCCTTTCCGACGAGCACTGCCAGTCCACCACCTACTGCTGCAAAG aTGACTTTGACAATGCCTACTTCACACTCCTCGGTGTCCCCAACAAACGCCTGCAGTGCTTG GACATCACGGCGACCGGCCAGAGGCTCCGAAATAGGTGCCACGAGGGAAAGCTGGCGCCCATCGCACCGGGCATCAACAGGGTCGACTGGCCCAACTTCACGCGCGCCATCGAGAACTGGTCCCGCTTCGTGTCCTCTGCCGGCGAATTCAAGCTGCCCTGCCCGAGCAAGAAGG TCGAGAGTTTCAGCGGCAATGCGGTGCGGTACTTGAAGCCGGAGGTGACCCGGAACTGGCGG TTCTGTCTTAACCAGAATCCCAGCCTGGATCGCTATGGACAGAAGCCCCTGCCTTTCGACTCCCT GAATGCTTTCCGACGCTTCGGCTCGATCTACAG TCGTGTCAACTACCTGACCCCCTGGCGTTAA